From the Vicugna pacos chromosome 30, VicPac4, whole genome shotgun sequence genome, the window tttttttttcttttctccaggcCTAGACGTTCAGCACTGGAGAAATAAAGGATAAAGGAAAGCAGACATGGGCCCtgcttgaactccttgcaggagAGCTCAGACCAGACTTCTTGCTTTCATGACACTAAGGAAAAATGATCTCTTTCAATTTGGCTAACCCTGTTCTTCCCAGAACTGCTGCTGATTTTCACACAGCGGCAAATGTCACCTTCCTGATGTCAGCCACGGAAAAACCGGTCTGTCCCCTGGCAGTGTCACAAGACACGGCCACTGCCACACCGCCTTCCCACTCCCCACAGCCCCAAACATTCGTGTTCTGTGTGTGTCTGCAACCAATAGGAGGAAAAGTAACCTCtagaaaagagacagaacagtaCAAACGAATGACAGAGCCAAACTTTTAGACATGGAAACtccttaaaatcttaaaaaaagaaaaaaaaaagttgaggtcTTTGGAAGAATAAACACAtcagttctttgaaaaatatccCCGAGCCTATCTCCTCCTTTCAGTTTGACTGAGAATTGATACAGACTTGACACATCAGTGAATCTGTGTGCAGAAAACCACAAAGCTTGGAAAACAGATTCAAGGACATTTTCTACCAAATAAGCCAGGAGCCAGCATCAGCATGAGGCAAAACAGACTCTGTTTAGGGCCCAATGGAGCTGCCTCAGAGATGTAACATAATTCAAAGACCAGCACCTAGACCTGCTTGCAGTTTAAAGAGgcaggaaagaaaaagcaaaatgcatCCCAGGATAAAGGTGGTCCATGTTTTTTTGGAGGCTGGGCGGATTCTGCGAATCCCCTTAAATAGTTATATATTCATAGATTCGGTTTTCTGTAGAGCGTCTATAAGCTTTCAGAAGATTTTTGAAGAGATTCCTGATCCCCGACCCCCCACACATACTGCAAATAATCTCCAGAGCCAGAGGAAGCCCGCACCATCAGTGGCAAAGTTCCTTATAACTATATAATAAAACAGAGGATGTTTTACCTTCACAGAAAAGAGTTATAATATTACAATTTGTGGGCTAGCCATACTCAAGCAGTGGTGCAACGATAAATCTCTATAAtgattttaaattgtaaaattatCCTCCTGGTTCCATAAATATATGCAGTGGTGATAAAAGATGCTTCTCACATAATGTATTACAGGACAGCTCACTGCATCATTATCTTGGCCTAGAATCAACAAGCtcctctcaataaatattaattaattaagcaAGGATTAACTAAGCAATTTTGTTTATTCTGAAATTTGTTAAagagttttttggggggagatttGAGGCCTagattactttaaaaacaaacccaaaaccagAAATCTAAGGGAACACTTGGACTTCAGCCAGTCCTGAGGTCAATCCTGACACTGTCTTCAGGGATCAAGGCTGGGAGTTAAAGTCTAACCCCATTGTGAGAAGCCTGAACACAAAAGGGCATAGGACACGGATAAACGAAGGGAGAGTCCCAGGGGTATGGCCCACAAACCCGACACATGGACTGAATCAAAACCCACCCAGTGAAGAGGCTCATCAGGGGAAAACGCTGGAGCTGAACTTTCCCCACGTTAGCTTCTGTCTTCCCTGAATGGCGTATTACACTTGCCCCCAGGCACTGCACAAAGACCAGGCATTTTTGCTCAGAAGAAACCAGCAGAGTCACTTACCAGATGCAGGTGGCTGGTCAGTGGAGGGGCTTCCAGACCCAGGGCCTCCCCTCGTCCAGCCGGGAAGCCTTACATCAGCCCCGTCCACGGGCTGGCCTCCTGTCTCTGCCCCGTCAGCCGCTTTGGGTGGAAGGCCCAAGCCGTAGGCGCACTGGGGCAAGGGTCCACTTTGGGGGAAACCCATCAGGGGTTCCCGGTCCTCCCTAGCAGGGTTCCCGCAGCCCGCACAGCCATCTGCAGAGCTGGAGCTGGCTGCCCAGTGGGGGCAATTGCCACCCTCCACTTCTTTTTGCAAGTACTTTTCAGAGGACGCAGGAATCCAATCAGTCCTGCACGGGGGCTGGGCGCAGTGGCAGCTTTCAGAATCCATCAAGCTCTCTGTCCCAGTGAAGCACTGGCTCAAGCTGTCATTTTCCCCCACCTCCAGGGGTTCAGGGAAAGGCGGTGTGGAGGTGCCTCCAGGCTGAGTGAGTAACAGTATAGCGTCTGGGACCTGGGAGGGCCTGTCCATATATTCATCTTCCATGGGAACCTGCCTGAAGGGGTCCCCCTCAGTCTCGCTGATCAAGGTGAGCATCCTGGTATCTTCTCCCTGGGCACAGGGACCACCCCCTCCACAGGCACCACCATCGTCTGGACAGCACATATCTTCAGAAAACCGCTTGTCTTCCAGAGTCAGCAGTAAAACACTCTCACAGATTTCACGCTGACTAGAGGCTTCCACGTGAGTGCAGCTAAAATTGTTGCCTGAGGACTCCTGCTGATTTAAATTCAGAAGGCAGAGCATTAATACAAGTGTTGTTAGAACATGGTTCTGCTAAGAGCGGCTGAAAATTGTGTTTATAGTAATTATTTCCACCATAACAAGTACAGATGGAATACTCACTGTGACACTTTATTTGGGTTATTTaagacttggggtgggggagaaccCGCAAATGGTGTACAACCAGAAACTGATGAATCCAGCTGCATTTCAAATGAATAGCATGTTTACACTGAACCAAGGGGGACAGCTAATTCTAATAACTTCAGAACACGGGATTCAGTCCCTGTACTCCTGACAGAAATTTAGACAAAGCCCGTAAACAAACAACTCCAGTTGGTGGCTTTGTTTTTTGCTGTGGGGTGGCTTAGTGATTCTGACACTACTTTCTGTGTATTCTGGAACTGAGTAAGCATGGTGAGAGTAACAGGAGGCAGGTTTCACACTGCTGGAGAAGGGAAgattcagagacaagacagggGAAGGCTAGAATGAACCCTGCAGTGCTGGGACTGGAACAAGAGGAATCTCGATGAGCTCTGGGTTTAAAATGTATACATCTTTATACCTAAACTTATATACCTTTATATCTATTTAGAAAAGAGAGCTGAAGGATATAATGGGATAATTAATAAAGTTTTCAGATCAAATGTAGATTAGATAATAGTACTGTACCACTACTACacgttttaaaaattttctcataaATGTACTATGGTTATATAGGAGAATGTCCTTGTTCGTAAGAAATCCACAGGAAAGTATTTAAAGGCGTAGGAGCCCGATGTCTGCCGTTCACTCCAAAATggttgaagaggaaaaaaaatatacatacacatgtacacacagagaGCAAATAATAAAGCAATTGTGAAAAGACAAACAACTGGTGCATTTGCATATAGGGAGGTGGAAGTTTTTAGTACTATTCTTACTGCTTTCCTATAGTTTTGAAATTCTACCAAAAGTAAAAGCCACCAACACAACTACAGAGTAAAGGAATGTGGCAGCTCTTCCCGCCCAGGAATCTGTCCTAAGCGATCAAGATTGGCACTAAAATAATGATATAAGTAACATATGGGCACAGAGAGGACAGCAATGGGATGAAACACAAGAAAACAGCATTTAGGATGAGAACTGACTTGGGCTTTGGGTTACTCCGTAGGCATCAATCCTGGGATTTGCAGTTCCGACGACCCCTCAAGGAAGTACCCATTCCCAGTGGGGCTCAGTATTTGAATAATAATAGTTATATCAGCCAAATCGTTAACAGTACTTAAGACTTCAATTTACCTTATTTCCACTTAGGCGACCGCAAGCCTCGTTGACCCAGTGCCACAAATTAGCTAGAAAAACAAAGTAAGGATAAAGGCCTCATAATATTATCTCctatttctaattcagtattattGCCCACTATGTCAGTTCAATATTGTCTTTAAACACAGCCATCTGCAAATCTTTGAGAGTTCCTGAgagtgaaaacatttaaaagaaaaatcaaccaaTTTAAAGGCAATGAAGGCATCTTGCCCCTCCTTTCAAAAACAGAGCTTTCTGATCTATGTAAAGCAAAATATGGTCCCCTGCCGCTCCATCGAATACCTCTGGGCACACGGTGAAGGCTGTCAGAGCTGCCCTCAGCAAATCTTCTTTGACTATGAGGGACGTGGCTAGGTATTATAGGGGAACAAAGGTGACACGGGTCTAGGAGACTGAATTTGTAGTAAACTAGTGCAAACATATGTACAATAAAAGTGCACGCTGGAAGGCTGTGTCAGACCCCACTGAGTTCCAGTGGGCCCCAAATCCTTTTCCACTGTACCCCCCTGCTTCTCAGAAGAAAGAAGACGATGTTCTGTGACATACACAAAGTACCTCttccttaacttttaaaaatagaagtgatgaaacttaaaaattaaatctatgaattaaaaaatatctattaatgtatATAATACAAAGACAAAATTTTATCCCACCTCCATTGGATATTTGATGTTGAAGTCTCTGTAAAGACTAGAGGCAAGTGTTGGTGGTATGGTGGTGAGCACAGCTGCCTTCCAAGACAAAAGCCAAGAGGTTGTCCCTTCTCTACTGGAGGACGGTCAGGTCATAGTAATAGGTAATGATACCTAATATGTGACCTTGCCTggtttacttaacttctctgagcctcagttcccacatcataaaatgggggaaaaaatgctgCCTCCCTCACAGTGCTGTTGTGGAGACTGAGTTAGTACATGTGAAAGGCGTACAGCGGTATTGggacataataaatatttaatatatgtcACTTACTGCTGTGATCATCATTATTATTCATGCCTATTTTCTatcatttgaaaattatataaaaataaaggtaGTCCAAATAAAAGGGAAGTTGCAGCCCTTTCCTTGTAGGGATCAGTACTAGACAATTACAGATGGTACAAAAAATAACATTTGTACACAGAGGTGACTGTTATTCAAAAATACTATGATTATCCATCTCCCTCCTGGATGACTGCAAAACCCCTCCTTACTGGTTGGTCTGCATCCACACTTACTGGACCCTCAAATTTGTTTCAGTTAATAAAATACCCAAATGCTTAAAACTAGAGGGATGTTTTTGCTTCCCTCTGCTACGGATGAGGTGCACAGTCCTCAGCGAGGCCTGCAGGGCTGTACCAGCTGGCCACGCCTCCCTTTCCAGTTTCTTCTCACACTGGTCCTGACTTTCTCCTCCAGCTGCACTAACCTTCTCTCAGTCCCTCCAGCTTGCCCTGCTCTGTCCAAATCAAGTAATTCTCTCCACATGGAACGCTTTTGAGTCTCTTTGGCTCCCCTCGGGCTAGTGAATTTCAACTTGTTTTTCAGATGTGgctccccctgcctcctccctggctgACCCTGATGCTGCGCAGACAACTCTGTCACCTggagctctgctcctccctctccacACTCAGCCTCACTCTGTGAGCTCAACATCTGCTGTGCCCAGGAGAAGCTTCCTCCATGAGGGCACTGGCTCTATGTGTGTGGATCCGTTTTGAGATCCCAGGGCCTGGCTGGTCCCTGGTGGCCAATAAACAGGTGTTGAACAAAGGGATGAAGAGAGAGCCGACAATCTGACAGTCATACATCCCAATTCAGTGACTGGCAGGCCTACTGCCCTTGCTTGGCATTGGGAAGGTAAGGTGGTAAGAGATTGTCACagagacaaaaaataaagaatgaaacatCGGAAGTCTGTTTATCTCACATAAACATGACTACACAAGTGATCTGCGTCATCTGAATGTGTGTTATTGAAATCCCCACTCATGATGCTGGGAAGGTGAAGTTGCATTAAATAACAATATTCAATAATGAACAGACTTCCTAAAAAGTGAATTGCAACTTTTCCTCTTCACTCTCTGCTTAACACTGGCATCTTTAATCACCGTCTTCCCTCTTTAATTAATCTTTTGATTGCCCAGTGTTACATTAGGTAATGTGATGTTGATGGAAATAGTAAGTATGCAGGGTTGTGTGAAGTCCCTGGGTGTGACTGTGGGAGAACTGATGGAATCACAGCAAAGCAGAGGCGGTCCAGATAAACAAGTGAGCCGCCGAAAATGGGAAAGGACGGTGAGGCCGCAGGTGCTTCAAAAGAGAACGAAACACCTTTAGGAAACTTCATGAACCTTGAGTCCTTTCTTTAAAATTACACTTttttagctttgtagtataaaaGTCAAGCATGACGTGGTGCTAcaagaaactatatatataaacaccTTTTTTTGTGGAAAAACCATTCCCAATACACAAGGTAACACTTGATCACTCATTCTAAGATTGAGCACCTAAATTTTACTGTATAAGACAACTtactttcagaattttaaatccACACATCAAGGTAACACCCCAGTCAAAAATTTCCATCTCCCACTTACCTGAACATTTTGTCTCTGTTTtaagtaattaatttaaataattaagtaattaatttaagtcatttaaaatgtttgtattCTAGAATAAATGCAACCCCTGTATATCTGACGCTGCATAATTCATACAACAGTCTTCAGTCTCCTCCACCTTTTTGTTTACATGTAAACAGGCACAGTGATGTTTGTTCTGCCAGAGAACAACGAATTAGGTATAAAGTGCGTTTCACTTTAGTTTAAACAGATCACCCTAGAGGCAGTCAGAGAGCAAAACATGCATCTTCAAAGCACACACCTAGAAAGGTACCTGTTGTCTTTAAGATTCGATTTCAAAAACCACCACGAACACAATACCTGTTAGtgctttcccttctctcctgtaGTAAACACCGAAGATGACGGCAGCAACTAACGCCACAGAGATGAAGAGGAGCAGGATGATTAAACTGGGCAAGTAAGTCTGGGGTTCTGTGTcggaagaaaatgagaaaaacagcatTAAAGGTCGTTTATTTTCACTCTCTAAATTTGAAAGCAAAACGCTTTCAACCAGACCCCAGAATCAAGGATGCTGGTGCGGAGGAAGAGAAGTTGGAAGTTCCCGACCCTGACTGTCCGTGTGTCCCAGAGCGCTCCCCCTGGGAAGGGTGAAACCCACCACGTGGCTGGTCCTGCCCATCAGCGTCGTGCCCTGAGGGAGGTCAGCCCAGGGCCGTCTTTAAATGCTTCTACTTTAGAACAACTCCAGGCAGGTTTACCACGCCATCCAGTTCCCTCTTTGCTTACCTGCAGAACGCTGCAACCTCTCCAGGAGGATGGGCTCCTTCTTCGTAACAGTCTTTTAAAAACGCTGCTCTGACTGTGGAGCCCCTTATCCAGAACTctttgatgtttttgttttcctgtttcccaAACTGTCAAAACTAAACCCTCGATTTTCTTAGTCCAAGTTCATTCACGCTATTACTCTGTGGCCCAGGTTCCCTTGCCTCATTAGAAAGGTCTTCTTGCCACTTATGCTCCTCCTGTGCTGTGATACCTGGACCCACCTCCACACTCACCTGGATAACCAGCATCCACCATTAATGGTCAACTTCCTGCCAATCTTTGAAACTGTCCTTAAGATTAATTTGATCAACAAAATGTTCCATAAATAAtgatatctatattctaaataagttGCTAACTCTGGTTGGTGACCAGAATCTGCCAAAGATACCCTACTGTGCCCGCCACCACCCTACCATATTTGGacattttaatttatgtttgcagccccatgttctttttctttctttgtatatATGAGTAAGTGACTAGTTATCCATTCCAGAGTAGAAAATTATCAAGTAAACAACACATCTGGAATTAAAatactgataaaaatgaaatactgagcTGACCATAGATAGGATGAGATGAAAAGGGAAAGATGGACCCCTCCCGACACAGCATGCAATTTGGGAGAAATCTAGAAGAACTTACTAGACTGGGGCACATCTACTTACCAACCTGCTCTATGAAACATACCTTTTGGTGGTTTTGCAGATGGCAGAGAAGAACTACAAACCACATCTGATTTCTTGGTCCCATGATGTGCTTCCTTCTCTCCAAGAATGGTGCAGCTGTGAGGGGAAAGGTAAGTAAGTGCTTTggttttatattcttattttggggggttttttttaagCTACAAAATGCGCTACCCCACTAGATTGCTAGCTCGTTCGGGAGAGGAACTTAACTCTTCATGGATGTTTGAATCCCCAGTGCCTATCCACACATCATTAAGGtggacaaataaataaacaaaagtaacTGCTACCAGTGCTCTCTAAGACTACTCTGAGAGCATGGTCTGAAAGAGGGTAGACTGGTGTCTTCAGTGAAGGCAATTCCAAGTTCAATTACTGCGGCTAACTGATAAACTTTGGACGAATATTCTTTTGAAGCTGAAAACACGGAAAaccttttgaaaataaaagttggATAAGTCgatcagaaaataaatatttaacgaGAATTTATATATCGGGGAATGAAAGAATCATGACGTTGATTATTAGTATTCAACCACAAGCAGGCAACCAAAGGACCCAGGAATTTCACTGTGGACACTCTCATAGAAGCGTAAGATAGTATACAGATGAGATGATTCATTGCAAAATTATTTACTATggcaaaagactggaaacaacttaaatgacTATCAATAGGGAACTTACTAAATAACTTATGAAATTATGGTACAGCTCTATGATGAAATACTATGTAGCTATAAAAAGCTACAAAGATTTAAGTGAACTAATATGGAATGCTTCATTCAGGATacattatgggaaaaaaaaaacccaagtagGTAAACATTTAAACAGGATGCTTCCATATGcacatataacacacacacacacacacacacacccctctggaCAAATAAACCAGTGGTGTTGGGAAGCTGGGAAAAGTAGGAATCATGAGTGATAATAAATGTCATAAATCATTTGCAACTAAAGTTAAAACAAGGGAAAAAGCAGCTGCAACTGTAGCCAAAGCTTCAGTCAAACTGAATCTAACAGGTCTTACGTAGCCTGCCCATATCAGGTTGGCGATTGGTTGGACAGGTTTATCTTCCTTACGCCCAACTGACAGACTTTTTCCATCGTGAACATGGCTCCAGAGGAGGCCTCACCACACTGAATCAGTCTGTTTTCAACCCAGACAAGACAGCCAGAGATTGAGTTGTTTAAAGTCAGCAAACTCCCTCTAGGTTCCTTTGTTGTCACTTACTTGGTCCAGGGTTTGCACTTCTCTGTGGAGGAAAAGGTGTCAGAGAAGTAGCCCATGAGGCAGGGTTCGCACATCGTGTCTTTGTTGAGCTGCACTGTCCAAAAGACAAACGGACAAAAGAACACACAAGACAAACGAGGACACTTAGAGATCGGCCAGGATGATGGTCCACAGGACCAGCAATCAGGTGCTGCCCCCCTGCCCCTtgcctcccccttcccacccttGCCACCTGCAGCTGATGGCTTCAGCCCCCATAGGCTTCGGAGACCTGAGATCCCACAGCAGGTGACAGCACTGTGCCCAGAAGGGTAACTGGTATCAAAGTGCAAACGCCAGATGTGAATTAGGTCCAGTTCTCTGATCTGGACCCTTTGCTGGTCAGAGCCACCGTCCTGGTCACTGATGCTTTGTTTCCTGGCCATGAAACCTGCTGTCTGATTTGTTTTAACCAAGCACCTGTCTGTTCTTCCCTTTGGGGATTATATCAGCCTTTGTCTACAGAGAATGGCAGCCTGTTCACTGCTTCTAAAGGAAACtgcttggtggggagggtatagctcagtagtagagtgtgtgcttagcatgcgcaatgtcctgggttcaatccccagtacctccagcaagaagaaaacaaataaataaacctaattacctcatccccccaaaataaaggAAACTTCTTGTCCTAACCTTTCTGATCTATAATCTCACCAGTCCAACCAAGTCTTAGAATGCCAACaaagttttctcaaaaaaaaaaaaccccagaaactgaaaggagaaaaaaaagaactacccTACACTACAGGTCACTTTCTCTTAAACCAAGGGTTGGTAATAGAAGTTTTGTGTAAAGGGCCACATAATAAATATCTTAGGCTTTTCAGGCCTTCTGCGGTCTGCAGATTACATGTAGCATGAGagcagacacagtgaatgtgtgaaaaaaaaatgaatgtggctgtgttccaataaaactctaTTTACACAAACACAAGTGTTGGGATGGATTTTGGACCCCTGCCTTAAGCCACAGCACTGAAAGCAGGAATTGGTTCTGGTTAGTAAGCTGTCTTCAGCTCTCTCATATTTCTCATAAACTACATTATCAAAATAGGAAATGTCTCAGATTTCCTACGTCTATTGCCTTTACTGCAATTGACACATGATGACCTCTGCTGATGCCCATAAAGAAGGACATTGGCTAACACATGAGATTATAATCAGGCAACTGGCTTGTGCCAAAACCACAAATTACTCTTGAAATCAGCAGCACTTCTGTGGTTTATTTTCATgaataaaaacactaaaataaGAACTTAATATGTTCTTTGTCCAAAGTCAAGGGGGAAGTACATTCTTGATTTCTGCAATTGACTCAATAAGTAGGGTACCCCATCCCTTATTCTAGCGATTTGATTTGCTTTGAAATATTAGCAAAGGTGTAGTTAAAAGCTAGTCactcacattcattcaaacagtttttaaaaagataaacacactCGAGAAGATTAACCCAGAAAACAAAGACTTCCTAAGGGGCTGCAAAGCACCAAGAGCCTGAAAGGCGTTGATATCTATACACTTGACTTTCACATCTGCTCTTCGTAACACTGACCTGCTGGGGGCATCCTGCacgttcttctttttcttttcccctttcaaaaGCACACTACTTTCACTTTATAAGAGAAGGCACACTTCTTACCTACTCCAAATCCTACCATGGTGCCAAACTTCCGAGATACCAAACAGAGCAACAAGTCAAAGTATGGGTGATGGAAAGCTCCTGCGTTCAGAGCACCTCAGTATAGCTTCTGTCTTTCCCTATCTATAAAGGGCAAGGGTGTGACAACAGAAATGGGATGTCTGGGATCAGGCTGAGCTGTTCTGAGTTCAAATATCCTGCAAGGTCAGGTGGGAGTGAAGTTTTCATTCATCCACGT encodes:
- the TNFRSF11A gene encoding tumor necrosis factor receptor superfamily member 11A isoform X4 produces the protein MSSKCTATSGSVCLPCGPDEYLDTWNEEDKCLLHKVCDTGKALVAVEPGNRTAPRRCACTAGYHWSEDCHCCRRNSKCAPGFGARDPVQLNKDTMCEPCLMGYFSDTFSSTEKCKPWTNCTILGEKEAHHGTKKSDVVCSSSLPSAKPPKEPQTYLPSLIILLLFISVALVAAVIFGVYYRREGKALTANLWHWVNEACGRLSGNKQESSGNNFSCTHVEASSQREICESVLLLTLEDKRFSEDMCCPDDGGACGGGGPCAQGEDTRMLTLISETEGDPFRQVPMEDEYMDRPSQVPDAILLLTQPGGTSTPPFPEPLEVGENDSLSQCFTGTESLMDSESCHCAQPPCRTDWIPASSEKYLQKEVEGGNCPHWAASSSSADGCAGCGNPAREDREPLMGFPQSGPLPQCAYGLGLPPKAADGAETGGQPVDGADVRLPGWTRGGPGSGSPSTDQPPASGNVTGNSNSTFISSGQVMNFKGDIIVVYVSQNSQEGPAGTGGGAGEPVGRPVQEESPPCCDSFAGLGPRFPDTCTGLEVGPGLQERGVPGPDKASRPVQEQGEAEAGAPGARR
- the TNFRSF11A gene encoding tumor necrosis factor receptor superfamily member 11A isoform X1, whose product is MAPRARRRRRPLPALLALCTLLGLLQATFQITPPCASERHYEHLGRCCSKCEPGKYMSSKCTATSGSVCLPCGPDEYLDTWNEEDKCLLHKVCDTGKALVAVEPGNRTAPRRCACTAGYHWSEDCHCCRRNSKCAPGFGARDPVQLNKDTMCEPCLMGYFSDTFSSTEKCKPWTNCTILGEKEAHHGTKKSDVVCSSSLPSAKPPKEPQTYLPSLIILLLFISVALVAAVIFGVYYRREGKALTANLWHWVNEACGRLSGNKQESSGNNFSCTHVEASSQREICESVLLLTLEDKRFSEDMCCPDDGGACGGGGPCAQGEDTRMLTLISETEGDPFRQVPMEDEYMDRPSQVPDAILLLTQPGGTSTPPFPEPLEVGENDSLSQCFTGTESLMDSESCHCAQPPCRTDWIPASSEKYLQKEVEGGNCPHWAASSSSADGCAGCGNPAREDREPLMGFPQSGPLPQCAYGLGLPPKAADGAETGGQPVDGADVRLPGWTRGGPGSGSPSTDQPPASGNVTGNSNSTFISSGQVMNFKGDIIVVYVSQNSQEGPAGTGGGAGEPVGRPVQEESPPCCDSFAGLGPRFPDTCTGLEVGPGLQERGVPGPDKASRPVQEQGEAEAGAPGARR
- the TNFRSF11A gene encoding tumor necrosis factor receptor superfamily member 11A isoform X3, giving the protein MAPRARRRRRPLPALLALCTLLGLLQATFQITPPCASERHYEHLGRCCSKCEPGKYMSSKCTATSGSVCLPCGPDEYLDTWNEEDKCLLHKVCDTVQLNKDTMCEPCLMGYFSDTFSSTEKCKPWTNCTILGEKEAHHGTKKSDVVCSSSLPSAKPPKEPQTYLPSLIILLLFISVALVAAVIFGVYYRREGKALTANLWHWVNEACGRLSGNKQESSGNNFSCTHVEASSQREICESVLLLTLEDKRFSEDMCCPDDGGACGGGGPCAQGEDTRMLTLISETEGDPFRQVPMEDEYMDRPSQVPDAILLLTQPGGTSTPPFPEPLEVGENDSLSQCFTGTESLMDSESCHCAQPPCRTDWIPASSEKYLQKEVEGGNCPHWAASSSSADGCAGCGNPAREDREPLMGFPQSGPLPQCAYGLGLPPKAADGAETGGQPVDGADVRLPGWTRGGPGSGSPSTDQPPASGNVTGNSNSTFISSGQVMNFKGDIIVVYVSQNSQEGPAGTGGGAGEPVGRPVQEESPPCCDSFAGLGPRFPDTCTGLEVGPGLQERGVPGPDKASRPVQEQGEAEAGAPGARR
- the TNFRSF11A gene encoding tumor necrosis factor receptor superfamily member 11A isoform X5, with the protein product MNTWTPGMRKINACYTKCVIQARPWWRWSPATGRPRGAAPARPGTTGARTATAAAATASARRASAPGIRLNKDTMCEPCLMGYFSDTFSSTEKCKPWTNCTILGEKEAHHGTKKSDVVCSSSLPSAKPPKEPQTYLPSLIILLLFISVALVAAVIFGVYYRREGKALTANLWHWVNEACGRLSGNKQESSGNNFSCTHVEASSQREICESVLLLTLEDKRFSEDMCCPDDGGACGGGGPCAQGEDTRMLTLISETEGDPFRQVPMEDEYMDRPSQVPDAILLLTQPGGTSTPPFPEPLEVGENDSLSQCFTGTESLMDSESCHCAQPPCRTDWIPASSEKYLQKEVEGGNCPHWAASSSSADGCAGCGNPAREDREPLMGFPQSGPLPQCAYGLGLPPKAADGAETGGQPVDGADVRLPGWTRGGPGSGSPSTDQPPASGNVTGNSNSTFISSGQVMNFKGDIIVVYVSQNSQEGPAGTGGGAGEPVGRPVQEESPPCCDSFAGLGPRFPDTCTGLEVGPGLQERGVPGPDKASRPVQEQGEAEAGAPGARR
- the TNFRSF11A gene encoding tumor necrosis factor receptor superfamily member 11A isoform X2 — its product is MAPRARRRRRPLPALLALCTLLGLLQATFQITPPCASERHYEHLGRCCSKCEPGKYMSSKCTATSGSVCLPCGPDEYLDTWNEEDKCLLHKVCDTGKALVAVEPGNRTAPRRCACTAGYHWSEDCHCCRRNSKCAPGFGARDPVQLNKDTMCEPCLMGYFSDTFSSTEKCKPWTNCTILGEKEAHHGTKKSDVVCSSSLPSAKPPKEPQTYLPSLIILLLFISVALVAAVIFGVYYRREGKALTANLWHWVNEACGRLSGNKESSGNNFSCTHVEASSQREICESVLLLTLEDKRFSEDMCCPDDGGACGGGGPCAQGEDTRMLTLISETEGDPFRQVPMEDEYMDRPSQVPDAILLLTQPGGTSTPPFPEPLEVGENDSLSQCFTGTESLMDSESCHCAQPPCRTDWIPASSEKYLQKEVEGGNCPHWAASSSSADGCAGCGNPAREDREPLMGFPQSGPLPQCAYGLGLPPKAADGAETGGQPVDGADVRLPGWTRGGPGSGSPSTDQPPASGNVTGNSNSTFISSGQVMNFKGDIIVVYVSQNSQEGPAGTGGGAGEPVGRPVQEESPPCCDSFAGLGPRFPDTCTGLEVGPGLQERGVPGPDKASRPVQEQGEAEAGAPGARR